Proteins encoded within one genomic window of Vanrija pseudolonga chromosome 3, complete sequence:
- the mcm5 gene encoding DNA replication licensing factor mcm5 — protein MSGFEQNRIYSVQVLEGDQGVDSPAETEAQFLRFLSEFRVNQEFIYRDRLRSSLLLHHHTLEVDLNDLNLFDAELAQKVRDKPGEMLPLLESALLRLARTLVSPSTEPGSSTAAELVPEMQVTLKSGMNMFQFRQLSADTLTTLVRLPGIVINASQLSARATELHLQCKSCRTVKVVKVPGGMGGERAALPRRCDAPAADGQKKDCPMDPYVILHDRCRFVDQQTIKLQEAPDMVPVGELPRHMMLQAERYLSGKVVPGSRIIATGIYSTFAPTSKNSKNSGAPALRQPYLRVLGIEIDSSVASSPGSRVFTPEEEEHYQQLARSDGLYERFAQSVAPSIYGNLDIKKSVTCLLMGGSKKILPDGMRLRGDINVLLLGDPGTAKSQLLKFVEKVSPISVYTSGKGSSAAGLTASVQRDPITREFYLEGGAMVLADGGVVCIDEFDKMRDEDRVAIHEAMEQQTISIAKAGITTILNSRTSVLAAANPVFGRYDDMKSPGENIDFQTTILSRFDMIFIVKDEHNEARDRTIAKHVMNIHMNREAGEDVIGEIDIDKMKRYIAYCKSRCAPRLSPEASEMLSSHFVSLRKQVQQVERDNDERSSIPITVRQLEAMIRISESLAKITLSPQVGPHHVEEAIRLFKYSTMDAVAAGQVDGMSRAELQDEMERIEKELKRRLPIGWSTSYQSLVREFVNQQGYSQHALERAVFVLEKREVIRFSNQKKVVNRVGV, from the exons ATG AGCGGGTTCGAGCAGAACCGCATCTACTCGGTCCAGGTCTTGGAGGGGGACCAGGGCGTCGACTCGCccgccgagaccgaggcTCAGTTCCTCCGGTTCCTCTCAGAGTTCCGCGTCAACCAAGAGTTCATCTATCG TGACCGCTTGcgctcctccctcctcctccatcatcacaccctcgaggtcgaccttaATGACCTCAACCTCTtcgatgccgagctcgcgcaaAAGGTCCGCGACAAGCCCGGAGAGATGCTGCCTCTC CTCGAGAGCGCGCTCCTCCGCTTAGCTCGCACCCTCGTCAGCCCGTCCACCGAGCCTGGTtcgtcgaccgccgccgagctcgtccccGAGATGCAGGTCACGCTCAAGAGTGGAATGAACATGTTCCAGTTCCGCCAGCTGAGC GCCGACACGCTCACTACCCTCGTCCGTCTCCCCGGTATCGTCATCAACGCGTCCCAgctctcggcgcgcgccaccgAGCTCCACCTCCAGTGCAAGTCGTGCCGTACTgtcaaggtcgtcaaggtACCCGGTGGTATGGGCGGTGAACGCGCCGCGCTTCCGAGGCGGTGTGACGCGCCAGCGGCCGACGGCCAGAAGAAGGACTGTCCCATGGACCCCTATGTCATCCTCCACGACCGCTGCCGCTTCGTTGACCAGCAGACTATCAAGCTCCAGGAGGCCCCCGACATGGTCCCTGTCGGAGAACTGCCCCGTCACATGATGCTCCAGGCGGAGCGCTACCTCAgcggcaaggtcgtcccAGGATCGCGCATCATTGCGACTGGCATCTACTCAACCTTTGCGCCTACGTCGAAGAACTCCAAGaacagcggcgcgccggccctTCGCCAGCCTTACCTtcgcgtcctcggcatcgagATTGACTCGTCGGTTGCCTCGTCTCCCGGATCGCGCGTCttcacgcccgaggaggaggagcactACCAGCAGCTTGCGCGATCAGACGGCCTGTATGAGCGCTTCGCCCAGTCCGTTGCGCCAAGTATCTACGGCAACCTTGACATCAAGAAGTCGGTGACATGTCTCCTGATGGGCGGAAGCAAGAAGATTCTTCCAGACGGCATGCGGCTTCGTGGCGACATCAACGTGCTTCTGCTCGGTGACCCCGGAACTGCCAAGTCTCAGCTTCTCAAGTTCGTTGAAAAAGTGTCGCCTATCTCGGTGTACACGTCGGGCAaggggtcgtcggcggctggtCTCACCGCGTCTGTCCAGCGTGACCCTATCACTCGCGAGTTCTACCTCGAGGGAGGTGCCAtggtgctcgccgacggcggtgtCGTGTGCATTGACGAGTTTGACAAGATGCGGGACGAGGACCGTGTGGCCATCCACGAGGCCATGGAGCAGCAGACCATTTCGATTGCCAAGGCGGGTATCACCACGATCCTCAACTCGCGAACAAgtgtcctcgctgccgccaacCCCGTCTTTGGTCGCTACGACGACATGAAGTCGCCCGGCGAGAACATCGACTTCCAGACTACCATTCTGTCCCGTTTCGACATGATCTTCATTGTCAAAGACGAGCACAACGAGGCCCGTGACCGCACCATCGCCAAGCACGTCATGAACATCCACATGAaccgcgaggccggcgaggacgtgaTTGGTGAGATCGACATCGACAAGATGAAGCGCTACATTGCGTACTGCAAGAGCAGATGTGCGCCCCGCCTGTCACCCGAGGCGTCCGAGATGCTCAGCTCGCACTTTGTCAGCCTGCGCAAACAGGTGCAGCAGGTGGAGCGGGACAATGACGAGCGCAGCTCGATCCCCATCACTGTCCGtcagctcgaggccatgaTCCGTAtctccgagtcgctcgccAAGATCACGCTCTCGCCGCAGGTCGGGCCGCAccacgtcgaggaggcgatCCGTCTGTTCAAATACTCGACAAtggacgccgtcgcggccgggcAGGTAGACGGCAtgtcgcgcgccgagctgcaggacgagatggagcgcatcgagaaggagctcaagcGCCGCCTGCCGATTGGCTGGAGCACGAGCTACCAGTCGCTCGTGCGCGAGTTTGTCAACCAGCAGGGCTACTCGCAGCACGCACTCGAGCGGGCCGTCTTTGTGctcgagaagcgcgaggTCATCCGGTTCTCCAACCAGAAGAAGGTGGTCAACCGTGTTGGCGTCTAG